The Sphingomonas sp. G-3-2-10 DNA window GGTTTCGCATCCGCCGAACATGCGCCGCCGCTGGCTCTATGCCAAGCACGGCGCTATCTGCCCCCACAATGACTCACGACATCCATATCATCGGCGGCGGTCTCGCCGGATCCGAAGCTGCGTGGCAGCTCGCGCAGGCGGGCTTCAAGGTCCGCCTTTCCGAAATGCGCGGCAGCGGCAGCATGACGCCGGCGCACCAGAGCGATCGCCTCGCCGAACTCGTCTGCTCGAACAGCTTCCGCAGCGACGATGCAGAGCGCAACGCGGTGGGCCTGCTCCATCAGGAGATGCGCGACCTCGGCTCGCTGATCATGGCGCAGGGCGACGTGCACAAGGTGCCGGCGGGCTCGGCGCTGGCCGTCGATCGCGACGGATTCGCCGATGGCGTCACGGCGGCACTGGCCGCGCATCCGAACATCACCATCGTCCGCGAACGGATCGACACGCTGCCCGAAAGCGGCCTTACCATCGTCGCCACCGGTCCGCTGACCGGCGAGTTGCTGGCAGGCAGCATCGCGAGCGCAACGGGCAAGGATCAGCTTGCCTTTTTCGACGCAATCGCTCCGATCGTCCATTTCGAGAGCATCGACATGGAGAAGGCGTGGTTTCAGTCGCGCTGGAACAAGGGCAGCGGCAAGGACTACATCAACTGCGCGATGGACAAGGACCAATATCTGGCCTTCCACGCCGGGCTGATGGCGGGCGAGAAGACCGAGTTCCGCGAGTGGGAGAATGTCCCCTATTTCGAAGGCTGTATGCCGATCGAGGTGATGGCCGAGCGCGGCGTGGACACGCTGCGCTTCGGGCCGATGAAGGGCGTGGGCCTCGACCGCCCCGACACTGGGCGCTGGCCCTATGCCTGCGTCCAGCTGCGGCAGGACAATGCCAGCGGCACGCTATGGAACATGGTCGGCTTCCAGACCAAACTCAAATATGCTGAGCAAGTCGCTCTGTTCAGGACGATTCCTGGACTTGAGAATGCCGAGTTCGCGCGATTGGGCGGGCTGCATCGCAACACCTTCATCAAGTCGCCCGAACTGCTCGATCCGACGCTGCGGCTGAAGAGCGCCCCGCATATCCGTTTCGCCGGGCAGATCACCGGATGCGAAGGCTATGTCGAAAGCTCCGCGATCGGACTGATGGCGGGGCGCTTCGCCGCCGCCGAACTGAAGGGCGAAACGCTGGCGTCACCGCCAATGGAAACTGCGCTGGGCGCGCTGCTGACCCACATCACCGGCGCGGCGGAGGCCGAGACCTATCAGCCGATGAACGTCAATTTCGGCCTGTTCCCGCCAATCCCCGGCCGGAGCAAGAAGGCCGACCGCAAGCTGATGTACACATCGCGGGCACGCGAGGCATTTGCGGGGTGGGTGCGCGCCTGACGCGCAGAGACGGCGGACGGGTCTATTCTTCCGCTTCGCCCTCGTCTTCGGCAGGCGCCCGTGCGGCTGTCTTGCCCGCAGGCTTAGGACACGCGCATTTAGGCTTCGCCGCGCGCGGCTTGGGCGCAGTCGTCGCAAACTCGGCCCGCGTCAGCGCGCCCGACTTGTCCTTGTCCGCCCCCGCGAACTTGCCCGTGGTGCGCACCGCCCATTCATCGAAGCCCAGCTTGCCATCGCCATTGGTGTCGAGCTTGGCGAAGGCGCGGCGGCGCAGGTTGAGATATTCGTCGCGGCTGATCGCGTCGTTCTTGTCTTTGTCGAGCCGGTCGAACCGTTTCTGCTCGCGCGTCCGATCGCTGGCGCGCGGGGCTTCGGCGGGCAGTTCCTCCTGAACCTCACCCGCAACGGCGGCAGGCGGAGGTGGCGTCTTCGGCTCGGACGCCGCGTTGCTCCGGAACAGGAACATCGCGGCGAACGCCAGCACCAATGCACCCGCCCCACCTGCGAAATAGCGCCACATGGCCGTCTCCCCATATCGCCTTGGGAGCAGGGTAACCCACGCCCGGCCTAGCGGCCAGACAATCGGTGCCAAATCAGACGCAATAGTCGCCGCGGCGAGCCCACCGGCGGGGCTTCGCCGGGCGACAGGTCGAGATCGCGCAGCGCCAGAAGCGTCATCGCGCCCAATGCGCGCCCGCGCCCGCTCCACCGCGTCGCAGTGGCGGCATGGAGCAGCGGGCGCGCCAGCGTGCGCGCGGCATCGGCTTCGCTCTCGCTGCCCAGATGCCTCGCCAGATCGGCGAGCGCCCAGCCCTGCCCCGCCTGCACCAGGGGATCGCCCTTCCCGCCCATCGCGGCGCCCGCAGCCACGAACAGCGCGCCGCGCCCCTCGCCGAACTGCTTCAGGGCCACCCCGTCGAGGGTTTCGCCGATCAGCATTTCCCAGCCATCAACGATAGGGGTGAGGTCCGCGCCACGCACCCCGCGCGGCAGCACTTCGGCCGCCAGCCCCTGCAACACCGGCTCGGCGGGCGGCGGCGCGACGTCGAGCGACTCGAGTCGTTCACGCCACCACGCCAGCCGGATCTGGCCCAGCGCCGGCTCGCGCGTGGTCTGGATCAGTTGCGCCAGCGCGTCGTCGAGCGCCAGCAAAGCCGCGAGCGCGCCGCGCCCCGTTACGGGGGCGTAAGCAAGCAAAAGCGCGCGTTCGGGATCGGGTGACGTCATGGCGCTACGCACACCGACGGACCCGCGGCGTAACGCCACCTTAACCTGGCGAATTGAGACGAAATTAACGGTGCCGCGCGCATAGCTGGCCCTGATCGGGGAAGGTTCAAAGACATGTCGGCTTCAGAGGATCGCAAACTGGCCACTGCGCCCGCATTCCTTTCGCGCCTGCGCAGCGACAAGCGCGGCAACACGCTCGCCATGATGGCGATCGCGCTGATCCCGCTTGCGGGCATGGTTGGCGGCGGCGTGGACATCAGCCGCATGTACATCGTCAAGACCCGCCTGCAACACGCGTGTGACGCCGGCGCGCTCGCCGGCCGCAAGACGATGGGCGGCGGCGTGTGGAGCCAGAGCAATTACGCCCCGCGCGTCGCGGCCGAGAAATTCTTCGATTCGAACATTCAGGCGAGCCCGTACGGTGCGGAATCGCTGACCAAGACCTTCACCGAAAGCGGCGGCAAGGTGAGCGGAACGGCCTCCGCCGTGCTGCCGATGACGCTGATGCGCATCTTCGGCCGCACCACCGAAACGCTGACCGTCACCTGCGACGCCGAAATGCGCCTGCCCAACACCGATGTGATGTTCGTCCTCGACGTCACCGGATCGATGGACGACAAGGCCGTCAGCACCGACACCGACGACAAGATCACCTCGCTGAAGAAGTCGGTGAAGTGCTTCTACGAAGTCGTCGCCAATCTCGACACCACCGCGACCTGCGCCAGCACGCCCGCCGGCGGCGGCGTTGCCGCGTCGGTCCAGATCCGCTTCGGCTTCATGCCCTATTCAACCAACGTGAACGTGGGCAAGCTGCTGCCGACCAGCTATTTCGC harbors:
- the trmFO gene encoding methylenetetrahydrofolate--tRNA-(uracil(54)-C(5))-methyltransferase (FADH(2)-oxidizing) TrmFO, with the translated sequence MTHDIHIIGGGLAGSEAAWQLAQAGFKVRLSEMRGSGSMTPAHQSDRLAELVCSNSFRSDDAERNAVGLLHQEMRDLGSLIMAQGDVHKVPAGSALAVDRDGFADGVTAALAAHPNITIVRERIDTLPESGLTIVATGPLTGELLAGSIASATGKDQLAFFDAIAPIVHFESIDMEKAWFQSRWNKGSGKDYINCAMDKDQYLAFHAGLMAGEKTEFREWENVPYFEGCMPIEVMAERGVDTLRFGPMKGVGLDRPDTGRWPYACVQLRQDNASGTLWNMVGFQTKLKYAEQVALFRTIPGLENAEFARLGGLHRNTFIKSPELLDPTLRLKSAPHIRFAGQITGCEGYVESSAIGLMAGRFAAAELKGETLASPPMETALGALLTHITGAAEAETYQPMNVNFGLFPPIPGRSKKADRKLMYTSRAREAFAGWVRA
- a CDS encoding EF-hand domain-containing protein, coding for MWRYFAGGAGALVLAFAAMFLFRSNAASEPKTPPPPAAVAGEVQEELPAEAPRASDRTREQKRFDRLDKDKNDAISRDEYLNLRRRAFAKLDTNGDGKLGFDEWAVRTTGKFAGADKDKSGALTRAEFATTAPKPRAAKPKCACPKPAGKTAARAPAEDEGEAEE
- a CDS encoding squalene/phytoene synthase family protein, yielding MTSPDPERALLLAYAPVTGRGALAALLALDDALAQLIQTTREPALGQIRLAWWRERLESLDVAPPPAEPVLQGLAAEVLPRGVRGADLTPIVDGWEMLIGETLDGVALKQFGEGRGALFVAAGAAMGGKGDPLVQAGQGWALADLARHLGSESEADAARTLARPLLHAATATRWSGRGRALGAMTLLALRDLDLSPGEAPPVGSPRRLLRLIWHRLSGR